ACGGCGTCTACATCGATGCGGGCAACAATGTTGTCGGCGGAGATGCGGGGCTGGCGGCGCTCGCCGATAACGGTGGCCCTACCACGACGCACGCATTGTTGGCCAATAGCCTTGCAATCAACAACGGGAATAACGCTGGTCTCGAAGTCGATCAACGCGGTATCGCTCGCCCGCAAGGCGTGAGCGCTGACAGCGGTGCTTACGAGTCGGACTTGCCTGGGCGAACTGCGTCCACACTTCGTCAAGGCGACGTCGACGGTAACGGATCCGTGACGGCGTTGGACGCGCTTCAAGTGATCAATTATCTCGGTCGTAACAGCCGCGTTGCTACTGGCGAAGCAGCCGGCGCCGAATCGGGAAGCACTCGTGAACTCGACGTCAACGGCGATGGTCGCGTCACGGCACTGGATGCACTGATGATCATCAACACCCTGGGACGAACGGACGGATCGTCGGAAACCGATGGCCAACCGGCAACAACGTTGGGGACTAGCGAAGCAATCGCCATCGATTCGGTACTCGATCAACGGCGTCGCGTGATCGACGACTTGTTGTTGGAGCAGCTCGCCGTCGACGCTTTCACCGCGCGAACGGCAAGATGAAATGAGCCAAGCAGCACCAAAACCAAATCATCCTTCTAAAACCCAAAGTGCGAGTCATCCAATGCGTCAAATATTTTGTACCCTAGTCTTGCTGGCAGTCGCGATCTTCACCACACCATCTCAAGCCGGCGTGATCAGCGAATTTCAGCCGGATCAACCCGGAATTGACGGGCTGCAACAACGGATCGAGTTGAGCGGAGTTGCGGGAATGAGCTTCACAGGATTCGTACTTGGTATCGGCGGCGAAGCGATGCGATTCGGTACGGTCGACACAGTATCCTCGGTGTCAGGAACATTCGATACGAACGGTTTGTTGGTTGCGACAATCGCCGATCTGATAGACCCATCGCACACCATCGTTCTTGTCACCGACTATGACGAATCGGCCGGTCCGACCGACATCGACACCAACGACGACGGGATTGCCGACAACCTGAGTCGCCTGATCGGGATTCAAGATGCGATCGGCATTTCCGACTCCACAACCGACCTGTTCCGACTGTACGGTTCGCAGCTCGGCGGCCAAGACTTCAACTTCACCGGTGACCAACCGCAATTGGTTTTTCGTGACGCCTCGGTCGGCGACTGGTATGCGATCAACAATCCGGCCAACGGCCAAGTTTTTGACATCAACGCGAATGATGTAGCGGCGAGCATGAACTTCAACGGTGACCCATTCAATCCGTCATTCGGTGCAATCAATCCGTCGCTGGTGAACGCCGTACCAGAACCGTCCACGGGCCTGACGTTCCTTGGACTAGCCGTCGTTGGCTTCCTTTCCCGAGTTCGGCGTCAAAGCGGGCGTTCGACGAAGCGTTGAAGCTTCGGCAATCCAGGGATTTATCCGCGAGCGAAGAGGATTGCGAGCGAGCAAGTCGAGATCAGGATAACGGCGAAATTGAAAATGCGCTCGACATGTTGTTCGCGATTCATCACTGGCTCTCTGAATTGGCGTTACTTGCGTTTGCCACTGAAATAGCGACATGGAACTAACGATCCAAGCGGATATTTTCGCGAACCGTTACAAACAATGCGCGATAATCGCTGCATTTGGTTGGCATTTTTGAGTCCGACTTATCGAACTTTTCTCGTAACACATGAATTGAACTTTCGCTTAGCAAGTCAGACTCCCCAGCATCCCTGACTAAAAAGCGAAAGCCATCCGCATGTTGCTCGCAAAAAGACTGTTCCGAACGTACCAGTTCGCAATCCATTGCATGATGTCGCGCCTGATTCCGTAGTTAGCCACAAATCTTCACAGCCAGCCACGAAACTGCAATATCAAACGCCCGGCAAACCACTGCCGACGACTAGGCGCGGACCAAAAGGCGATTTGGTCTATTCGACACTCACGAGTTCGACGACGAAGTGGAGGTCCGAGTGGGCAGGGATGGAGCCTGGTGAACCGGCTTCGCCGTAGCCGAGCTTGGAAGGCACCCAAAGTTCGATCATTCCGCCCTGGCCAATCAATTGCATTCCCTCGGTCCAACCGGCGACGACATTTCGCAAGGGAAAGGTCGTCGGTTCACCTCGTTCGTAAGAACTGTCGAACACCTTTCCACGATCGAGCCAACCGCGATACTTGACGGTTACCGTGTCATCGGCTGTCGGCTTCCTACCGTCGGAATTTCGCAGAATCCGATACTTCAGTCCCGATTCGGTTTTCGAGAACTCCGACGCGATTTCCGCATCCATCGGTCCCGCTCCCGTTTGAAGTTCAGGAATATCGACAAACGTGGTCGGTTTCCATTGTGCTGTTGGAGCATATGCGGACGCCGACGCAGGAGTTTGGTCCGGGCTGAATTTCGCTGTGGAGCGACATCCCGGAAACATCATCAAGAGACTCAATAGACACCACGGCAAACAACGCTTCATTGCTGTTCCAACGCTCCAGTTTCGTGTTCCGAATCAATCCAATGCGCCCATTGGCAGCAAACCTTCCCACCAACCATGCTGGGAGGGTAGCTAAATCGCCGATTTACTGAAAGTCCTTCATTGGCCAAGCGGGGTTTGGCACTCTACCACCGAATCTTGTCGGCTTCGACGAACACCATGGAACGCGCTGCGCTTGGCAGAATGTGATCGACGTGTTCAACGATCTAGAGGTTTGGTTTCGCTGGCTTAACAGCGGGCTGCCAGGGGGCAATCCCATCCAGCTTGGTCTTTCTTGAAAACACCTTGCTGCCGCAGGTGACATAGAGCGTCGACATGTTCTCGCCGGCGAGAACACAGTTGGACAGCTTGCCGGACAAACTGGGACGCGAAACGATCAGGTGAACGCGTCCGGGCGGATCGATGATTTGAATGCCCAGTTTGGTTGCCACCAATAGCGAGCCGTCTTTTGTCATTGTGACTCCGTCGGCGCCGCCGATCATGTCGTCCTGCGGCGTGTGCACGTAACTGTAGGGCTGGCCGTGCAACAGTTCGCCCGTTTGCGGGTCAATTTTGTATGACCAAACGTACCGGCCTTCCGCATCGACGACCATCAGGAAACGTCGATCGGGCGCGACGATCAACCCGTTGGGTTTCGTTGGTCCCGTGCCGGCTTTGATCGGCTTGCCGTCGCCGCGAGGATTGCCGTCGGCGTCGATCGGCAGGTACCAAACCGCTTGCTCGGTTGGTCCTGTGAAATAGATGC
Above is a window of Rubripirellula tenax DNA encoding:
- a CDS encoding PEP-CTERM sorting domain-containing protein translates to MRQIFCTLVLLAVAIFTTPSQAGVISEFQPDQPGIDGLQQRIELSGVAGMSFTGFVLGIGGEAMRFGTVDTVSSVSGTFDTNGLLVATIADLIDPSHTIVLVTDYDESAGPTDIDTNDDGIADNLSRLIGIQDAIGISDSTTDLFRLYGSQLGGQDFNFTGDQPQLVFRDASVGDWYAINNPANGQVFDINANDVAASMNFNGDPFNPSFGAINPSLVNAVPEPSTGLTFLGLAVVGFLSRVRRQSGRSTKR
- a CDS encoding FKBP-type peptidyl-prolyl cis-trans isomerase, whose translation is MKRCLPWCLLSLLMMFPGCRSTAKFSPDQTPASASAYAPTAQWKPTTFVDIPELQTGAGPMDAEIASEFSKTESGLKYRILRNSDGRKPTADDTVTVKYRGWLDRGKVFDSSYERGEPTTFPLRNVVAGWTEGMQLIGQGGMIELWVPSKLGYGEAGSPGSIPAHSDLHFVVELVSVE